The genomic DNA CACAGGCAGGTTTCTTTGATAGCCAAATATGTAATTTGATATGACGCTGGCTTCCTTTTCATTCAAGACAGATGCCAAATGGGATCCATTTCCATATGACTGACACTCCAGCTGCAAGGAGAGGTCCCATTAATGATGCCATGAGCATACAGCTCTCTCCTTGGAGCCCTGGTGTGCCAAGAAGGATGGAttccctccccgccccccacccccagaaactgGAATAAACCCCACAGGTGATTTTTGTCGCTATACACTATACGAGAAGACAGAAGGCCATAGTGTTGGGTCCCAGAGGAAGCCAAAGCTCAAGGCCAGGGCAGGAGATTTAGGATCAAAGGAAATACCCTGGGGCCCCAGTGACCTTTGTAAGTCACTTCACCTCTCTGAGGCACAATTTACTCATAATTACAGAATCTGGGGTTGCctggctctccctctccctatctctttctggctcagtctttcttcctttcactctCTCTTCCCCCAGTTATTTAGGAATCCACTCAATTAGACATTCCATCCCCTGGATTTTCTTTGATACTTCTCTCGGTCTAATCAAACAAAAATCATCTTTGCTTACAATGCAATGAAAATTTCTGTTTAGATGTCACAACCACACATTTCTTTTATACGTCACTTGGTTGTTGAGGGGAAGTACCCTTATGTAGCCAAGGCAGGTCCCAAACTACTCATGACCTCCTATCTCAGCTTGCaagagctggagttgtaggtgtACTCCACCACACCCCGTTCTCACAGatttggaagtcagagaacacagCCTGATACTCATTAGCTGTCACTTGGTGGGTTTGcctcccttgttcctttccttcctttgtggAGTTACACACAGGACACTTGCAACCACTCTGGCCTGGGTCATGCCACATTGCATCTATATGTGTCAATTGGTCccaagctggagagacagcaacaTCAATTCTCCACTTACTTGGACTGGCTATTTGGATGTTTGGAGACATCTTACACAGAGCTAGAAAGAATACAATCCAGGCACATGTGTGCTATGTGAAGGCACCTCCCATTGGCTTTTTGCTTGGTGTCCCTGAGACCTGTTTCAGGCATTTCCACATCACTCTCTCCGGTAACTCACATAGGGGAATTCAGTTATTCTTTGTACAAGTCCCTCCATGCTTTATGCTTCTTTGACATGCGTATTTCTAGCTATCTGAGTGTCCTGAGGCTTCTCCTGGGGTCCCAGGAAGAACCCTTGACTTGTAAGTCAAAAACGATCTACAGCTCTAGCTGGCTCCTTTCTCTAAAAGAAACCAGCAGCTCAAACTTCTCACCTCAGCATGAGACCAGTTTTCCATCTTCCGGAAGTACCCATAGCAGTGGGACTTGTAATAAAACCACCCCGAAGCACAGCTGGGTCTCACGAGATCTGTACAGAAACAAAAGGCAGTCACAGATTTTGATGTCAAAAAACTCGGTATGGTGATGAGACACGGCTTTTGGATTTGGAACACCTTAAAAAAAGGGAAGAGTCCATTTCGGAAGGTCCCTGCTGCAATGCTAAAAATGTCTACTGTGTGGGGCTGGGGATCTAGGTAAATTGGAGGGATGCCTGCCTTGCACGCACAaagccctgaatttgattcccaacTCTTCATATGTCAGGTGTGGTGTATATGTCTGTGATCCTCACACTCAAATGATGAagaagaatcaggaattcaaagccatccttggctacatagtgaatttgaggacagccagggctacctgagacttatctcaacacacacacacacacacacacacacacacacacacacacacacacacacacacacagagagagagagagagagagagagagagagagagacagagacagagacagagacagagacagagacagagacagagacagagagaacaaacaaaattaaaccccaaatttttattattactctTCTCCCAGCCTGCATCAAAGGACCTTTTACCAGGGACTATTTACTAGGAAGGGAGAATCAACCTTCCTGGGAGTACTGAACACACACTCTGAACCAACAGTAATTCTAAGAAACCCAAATATCACGGTGGCCCAGCTGTCAGAGAAGGAATTAAGGAGGGTGTGGAGCCATTGGAATTTTGTGCTCTGAAGTGTCAATGCCAATCAACTGTTGCCATTTCCCTGGATCTGAGTGTGTAACTGCAGTAGACATACTCAAGCCACTGGTAGAATGACACAGCCAGGCTTCGTGGAGTAGACAGACATTAACTGGGAGTTAGAGAGGTATTATTAGGAGAGCCTTTTGGAAGGGAGTGGGAGAAATGGCAACTGGGCTAAAATGAGATCATGGGTGGGCTGTACCTCAATATCGAGGAGAGGGCACGGTTTATATTTCAGAGGAAAGGAATGGGCTGGGCAGAGGCATGGAGGCAGGAATGTGTCTGCTGAGTGCAGAAATAGCAAGTCCCTAAGTTTTCCTGAAGCACAGGGGTTGTGTAAGACAAACTGGCCAACAGGAACAAGAAAGGCCTGTGGCAAAGGAGGCTGTGACTCAGGAAGGCTCAAGCTTTCCATCCTAGGGGACTCCAAGTTTAGTTGACAATGTAGAGTAACTGTTACAAAAAGCCTCTGAGGATTATCTGAAATACACTGATGCCAAGCAGCAAAGATCCTCATTTATTTCTGCTATTAGAAGAAACAACAGGATTTTTACATTAAGTAAAGGGAAAGCATTTATCCCTGGATGCAGCCACCATCAGCAGGCGGGCCGATGCTGGCATTAGGCCAAGCGATTTATTCCAGCTCTATTTTCATCAAAATATATCAGAAAGATGAAACAGGACCAGATGGTTACCTGGTAAAGTCtctataaaatagaaatgctACTCTTTAAGGTCAGTCTTATGGCCTAAAACCCATGTTTCTACCAGGAATCCTTCCAATCTTTGATTTATGAATATGCAAAAATGAGAAATTAGGAACTTAGTAACAAACAATTACAAAGTTGAGAAACCTCAGCTGTTTtacaagaaaatttgaaaaaagtaaaggaaatctTAATTTTTGAATCTGacactaaatatttttcttttccttaaaaaaatgttatttgcaAGAGTgctttgctatgtagcccaggctggaccagTAGATGTTCCTGCTtcaaccttctgagtgctgggattataggaatgcacCAAAGCCCTGATGAAACcaaagctttgttgttgttgttttgtttcagatcGCAGAAATAAAATTGTGAAAGTGGATGGCtttgggcggggtgggggggggaatcTGTGCTTTGtgttgactagttttatgtcaacttgacacaagctggagtcatcagagaggagggagcctcatttgagaaaatgcctccataagatggggcTATAGGACACTTTTTAATTAGTGCtaggggagggcccaacccattgtgggtaatgctgtccctgggctggtgggtCCTGGGTGCTATccgaaagcaggctgagcaagtcatgaggagcaagccagtaagcagcagccttCCATggttctgcatcagttcctgcctccaggtccctgacCTGTTAGAGATTCAGTCCTgattcctttgatgatggaccaTGACATGGAAGTGtgacccaaataaaccctttccttcctaactTGCTTTTGATGGTGGTGTTTCATCATGGCAATAGTAACTCCAACTAGGACAACGCTGATTATTGGGAAGGGCTATAGTTTTCAAACCAGTGAAATATCCCCCAGGACTCATAGATTCGAGTGGCtgctccccagctggtggcattgTTTTAAAAGACTGTAGAACGTTTAGGAGGTAgaacctcactggaggaagtggatTCCtgggggctggccttgaactctgtgtagccaaggcaGGTCAGGGATCTGAGATCATTCTGCAATGTTCTGAGCAGCCAGGATTCCAGTCATGCATCACTAGACTCAGCTAGAATATAGCTTTTAAAAACCATCACCATTATTATGATAACGGGTAGAATATTACTGAAAATATTAACCAGATGCAGTTCCCACTGTCTCTaaatgtttctctgtttctcttcactgagttccaggcagccacaGGCCAGGGCAAGGAACCATTGTGGGGACAACAGAGCTATAGTCTTGGCCATCTGCctcttttgaaagagaaaatctATTTCTAAGTTATCCACGCCTCCTTTACATGCAAGATTAGACTTTTTCCATGAGCTGTTGTGCAAATACATGGGATCTGTCTTAAGCACAGTTCTCAGGACTGTAACAATCAACAAAAAGTTTTTCTACAGCTGGGAGGAAGATCTGTCTGGAAAAGAGCCATGGAAGGACCCATGGTATATATTTTGGCTGTATCTACTCCTGGAGAGAGAACCAAAGAGATTAGTGAAGTCCTGGGAAATGAGTTAGAGCGTCTTATCTTATTCTCCAGAATATAGTCAGGGCAAATGTCAAGTTCTTACAGGAAACCAGAGGTCAGGGCAGCCCCGAAACAGCATATGAAAATGGTTGTAAGGCTGCTCAGCAGGGGCTGGGGGTAGCTTTTGGTGTTCTGTGCTTTCTTGCAGGGGGGCAGAAATGGTGTTTGAATTCCTGGTCCTGAGAAGCCTTAAATGCTGCGATAACTGGTGGCTGGAGGCAGGTGTGGGGTTGGGGACAGCAAGTACCACACAAAGCCATAGCAAGAGCAGCCTTCAACTGATGACCCCCAAAACACTATTTCTCTTGACACTTCCTTGCATTAGTTCCTCCCCTTTGTCAAGCCAATTCAAGAAGTTTTAGGCCTCAATGGATCTTTTAGTGGCCTCTTTTCTCAACAGAAGTAATGCTCAAGCAAGCAATTTTTACATTGCCATCTCCAGCTCCCAGCAAGGCTGTGGGGGACTGTGGGAGATGTCCAAAACTAGGAGCTGGCCAGAGCACCACATAGTCTAGTGATGTGACTTTtggcaaatatatttttctctgccCACATTTTACTCATAAATTCAACAAAGCAGTTACATTAGATGAGCCCACATTTCATCTTGTTCCAGTCCAGATATTCCAtggtatttttttctcagtataCTCAAACTTTccttgttctgttttctcttctgtagATCCTATACTGTCGCTGGCACACACCCTGTCGTTAATGACTGGTCCATGAGTGAGCAATAGccatctctgcaactaggttTGCAGGTCCCTGGCAAAGTAGACCATGTAATATGCTCAAATCAGAAAACAGTGCATAAATGTTCGGGCTTTGTGATTATAGCTGTCAGCTACAGACAGACAGTCTGATGCCTGTTGGGTTCTTAAAACAGTCTCTTCATCATTCACAACAAACTTGCCAAATTTATTCTGCAACCCACGATTTAAGTATGGCTTACAACCATCGTGGGCTGGCTTTATTTGACTGTAGAGCCTTTGACATGTcgtattatttttccttctttggtaTTTCTTTCCTGAAATGCCTGAGGGGGCGAAtggatggtgtgtgtgatgtgtgcaccGTGTGCTTGCTGGCTGTGGCTGCCTTCCAATAGTGACTGAACTCACCACTCAGGACTTCAGGGCCAGCTACACAGCTCAGCAGTAGGAGCAGCCGGACACATTTGGGAGccatcttcctctttcccctgACACGATACTTCGATGCTTTGATTTCAAGGCCCTTAGAGCTCTTTCCAGTTTTTCCTTAAAGTCTCTGGTATCTCTAAAACCTGCAATTAGGACCAGAAGGGTGATGGCATTTAGACACCACATCAAAATTATTTCCAAGTAGATGCAGGTTTTACAATAGAGATAATCTCAGGTTTAGCATAGGGATGATGAGCATTTAATTTATGAGGTTTTATTCTTACCTTCAAGCCCCTCTGGACCGATGTCAGAACCCTAACTACAGTTGGAGGAAGTCCTTGGCAATCTTAGTAAAGTTAATTTGTGAACCACCCCTTGCTCCTGGGTTATCTCCAGGAAAGCCAGCAGAGGGCGACCTGGGCACATTTCCTCACAGGTAGTAATAGCCCTTCTGAAGTCCCAGAAATATAATAAAGTAGTTCCAatactgacattttttttaatgctgaagGTAAACAATTGGCCCAAATTCAGCTACAGATAAGAAGGCCTTGGGTCTTCAAGGACTGGGTCATGTGCTCTGTGTCACCAGCTATAACTAGATCTGACTCTTTAATCCTGTTgacatcacttaaaaaaaaaaaaaaaagctttgctAGTCTCCCCTTTCAttaccaaaaaaaccccacaaatcaTTAAAATATCAGTACAGACCAAGAAGTGGGAAGTGAGCCCACCTCCCAGTGACAAGCAGTTTGGTGAAGAGCCCACAGACTCTTCCTAGGCACCTGTGCATAGTTTTCCATAAATCTAATCACACTGTCTTGTGACTTGGCTGCTTCTCAGACACAGACCAGCTACAGAAGACATTCTTGCAGTCACGGTTCTTTGTTCAGTGTCTCTTCTCTGTTTGGTATGACCTCACGTGTTCCACTACTCTCACAGAGTAAGTCCATTGTCATTTTGAACCCCTCCCTGTCTTCTGGAAGGCTTGCCTACTCGTCCTACTCAGGACTGGTGCCCTCCTATCtcatgaaaaacatttaaatttatcaAAAGTGTTGTTTACTAAGTTTGgcacttaaaaagaaatgttttcttgtacCTAAAGGCTGCCGATGAAGTGGAGCATCTTTTtagatatgatttttaaaatttcttatgtgAATTATTAGTTTATAGctttctatatttttctattttgttgttcttttctgatGATTGGTGAGACTGTATTTTGTACATTTATGCCTCCCATTGGGGTACTAAAAGTATCTCttaattcatatttttctctcattgatatttttgtttttaccattCTGAAGGACCACAGACTTCAAATGTAGGGGCCAACATGACACCCCAAAACCCCACTTCTTTTTTGCTTCCTCACAGTAGTCCTTGCCCCTCTGCCTAGTGCATCCAGCAAGTACTGAGCTATGTGTTTCACTGGATCTTTCAGTGGCCTCTTGACAGAAGTAAagttcaagttttaaaaatgcctttgttGTGTGCGTGCATGGTCTCCTTTATTATCTTTGGAATGTCTATGAGAAACAGTAGCCACCACTGTGTCATACGGTTAAAATAGGTAGCCACATGCCCTTCCATTCTTACCTACGCTTTATGGCAATTCTAAGCCGTAGTGGTTTCCccaaaataacatgaaaatgaaGAATTCATTGAATTCTTATCTAACCATGCtttctgattaaaaaaataaaacaaataataacctCTCAAATAATCGATGGCTTGGGAGATGCAATAGGGCATCTAAATGGGAGACTTCTGGAAGCTCTATCTGCAGCCCCCGTGAGCACTTGGGTCTGACAGTAACAGAAGGGGCATCCCTTCTCTCctatttgctttgattttttaagATTATCCCATGAACCTTGCACTTCTTTGCTGAACTTTCCTTTCAAAAGTACTGTGGGATTTCAAAGTTATGAAACCCTTTGAAATGTAAATGGAACTCAATGTTGGTGGAACTCAACATTCAGACTGACTGGCTGGAGGAAGGGAGGTCAGTCAGCATTTCTTTCCTTACTCTAAATGGACTTGAGACATCTGGTGAGGCCCTGTCatctcctttgacctccatactgACCTTGGTAACTACACTGAACAGCAAGTGTTAGTGTTTGGCCAGTAAGCAAAGTGACACTCGTTGTATTCTGTAACATTCCCTAAATTTCACAGATAACAGCCGCAAAGCCACCACTGGAGTCAACACTGCTGGCCTGGCCGCCAAAGCTAACTCTCagtaagagcagaaagaaaataaacaactcaaCTCAGAGCTGAGGAGAGGACTCAgggggtaaagatgcttgctatgcaagcctggtgacttgagtcCCATCCTTGGGACCCctgtaaagatggaaggaaagaactccaCAGAGCTGTTCCCCAATGCCAGTTTGCcacgcacacatgtgcagacaccCACACAGAAATTAATATTGATGATGATGTCAAAAGTAAACTATTTAAACCAAACCGTACTATAACAAACACTCCAGCAAAAGCAACAGAGCTGTGACCACTAGGTAGCTAGCAGAGAATAACAGGTGTTCACAGAAAGCCCTCTTTCCCCGCTGCAGGGAGGATTACCTGGTTGGAAGCCACACTCTGAGAACCTGCCTTCTTCAGCTTCAGTGGTCCCAGGTTCCTGCAGCTTTATACCTTCTTGCCTCAGGATGTGATGACCTGTTGAAGTCATGAAGCAATAGCATTATTTACTAATAATTACCCTTATCTACAGTCAAAAAATGAACTGTTCAAGTGATAGCTTAAGAACGGACACACAATGAGCTTTGTCTAGCCAAGATCAGAACCTCTCCCTGTGTGCAAACAAAATCTTTAATGTCCACGTTATTAAAGTTAACAGTATCCTGTAGTCTGAGAATGGCCTGTTTCCGCTCCCATTTCTTCACTTTTTTGTGCTTAGTTCTATTTTGCaattttcctctcctttttgtCCCTTTGTGTGGTGGTAGGTGacttctatctttctttcttttctggaaagACGTTCCACTCTGAAGAGTTAGATTTCTATCCTTGCAGGAAAGATTTGACTTTAGGGTCAGACTGAGGACTACATAGGCTCTTCTCTCCACAGGGTCCGTTCCTAGAATGCATCAAGgtccttagatgcctgtttgccTCTCTCCTGTGGAACTGAAGGTACTGAAAacttatttaatcccagcactcaggaggcagaggctggaggatctctgtgagttcaaagccagtttggtctatagagcgagtgccaggataggctccaaagctaaacagagaaaccctgttttgaaacagtgggaagaaaagaaagaaaaagaaaaagaaaggaagaaagaaagaaggaaagaaagaaagaaagaaagaaagaaagaaagaaagaaagaaagaaagaaagagaggaaaagaaaaaagtagaaaggCCACCAGGTTTGCTTTTCTGTGAAAAGGCTAagggatttatttttgttgtgggTGCCAGAGACTACTCACTTCAAGCTACAGAGTTAGCTCTGTTAGGGCTATTGTGTCTGAAAAAGGTCACAGTGATGCTCAGATCTTACTCCAGAGAAGTGCCTTGGCTAATGTGACTGTCAGTTGTAGAAAAGTCAGAGCTCTCTGCCCGAAGCCTAAGTTGCTTTCTAGATGCCATTCTGCCTCTGTTGTTGGGATTTTCCAACCTGTGTGTAAATTCATGCTAGGACCCAAGAAAGCAAGGTTTTCCCAGCCTGGCTCCTGCAGTGACCTGGACCCTCTGATGATGCTCAAGGGGAAGAGCACAGGGTCTGGCTGATTCATGTTTGAGTTCTGTTCCCCTCTCACTAAAAAACACTCATcatcagctgggcggtggtgtcacattcctttaaccccagcactcaggaggcagaggcaggcagatctctttgaattcgaggccagtctggtctacagagtgagttccaggacagctctgcaatatgaataaataaacaaacactcaaacaaaaaataaaactctaaTCATGTGCTGAACCTCTTGGAGCCATGATCTCCTAATCTGAATATGAAGGAGGGTATTGCTAGGTGAGCTTCCCTGTTTAATACACAATGCTTTTCCCCTTTAGAAAGCTAGATAGGGAAGGCACTGCGGCACTGTACAACAGAGAGCACAGATACCAACTCTGAGCCTTTCAAGTTCCAGAGGCCTGATCCAGAAGGAACGCTGGCAAGTTTTGCAAAATATTGTGGTGAGGTAGAACTTCTTCAGCCAAGCTCTTCCTTGACTGTTGCTCTGATCCATGTGCCACTGTTTTTAAGACTTCAGATGACAAAAAGAGTGTCAGAACATGTGAGTTACTATGTAGAGGTTTCTTACCGGAACCTCCATTGGTCAGGACAAAACCAGGGCACCAATAGAACCCACACCCAATTTTGAGACATAAGAATAAAAGGGATCCTTATCTGACATGAGGGCTGGCACACACTAATCCCATAACTCGGAAGCTGGAGTAAGACCGTGAATCTGCAGATACGCTGGGCTCCatcatgagttctaggtcagcctgagctacatggcagTGGGGTGAGGGATGAAGTTCAACTGATAGAGTACCTGTCTAACATGCAGCAACAATTAAAGCAGAGCTGGTGTCACGGACTGTgattccaacactcagaagggTCAGAAGcccaaggccatcctcagctacatagcagaGTTTTAGACCAGTCTGTGCTGCATAAAACTCTGTTTCAGAAACAGAGAATGTAAGGGATCAGAAAGACATCTAAATTTAAAAGTCTTGTTGACTACCAAGAAGGCATGATCTAAAAGAAACTGTTTATAAACACATCATACATGAAATTTAGAAAGCAAGAAACCTAAAGTGCACAAATCAGTAACAATTACTTCTCAAGAGTCAGGAATCAGATTGGGACACttaagagatggttcagctactaaaagcactgactgctcctgcagaggacctgggttcagttcccagcactcacacagagatccacaactgcctgtaactccaccttCAAGTGGTCTGACACCTTCTATTGACCTCTATCGTGCACttcacacatgtatgcaggtaaaacacccatgtATACCAAAGAGTCAGCCATGATTACctgtataaatacatacaaataacactagatagactgagcaggttgtgtacacacacacacacacacacacacacacacacacacacacacactagcaacCTCAACCAAAGAAGAAGAGGCTATGATTTCAAGAGGGCATAAGGGGAGGTTGGTGAATAGAAAGTTGTTGGTGATGTAATTCCATTTTagctaaagagagagagagagagagagagagagagagagagagagagagagagagagaaaataacacaaaaagaaaagaatacaagagTCGAAATGGCACCGAGATGGAGAAACAAAGTGAAGACAGCTTTAGGAAATGATTTTCAAAGTAAGAAGGGAATTGGCTTTCCATGTAGAACTCTATACCTAGCCAGGCAGCCATAAGGGTACATACAAAATagttaaatttaagttataagaacttaAAAGCAATCAACAGAATCATTGAGCTTACTATTACAGTATGtctttggaggaaaaaaatattCCAGAAGCAAAGAATTTGATACACTGGAGGAGTAAGTGTTGAATGTAACAAGTAATTATAATGATGTTTGGAAAGATTAGcagtactttatttttaatatgaatagAAGCCAAAGAAGCATCCAATATCCACCGAGGTTAGAGGGAGTTGACATGAGGCTGAGCCAAATTGAGGCTTTATTAGAAAATAGTCATTTGACGGTCGTGGCAATGGTTCAGTGGATGAAGTGTGGGCTGTACAGCATGAGAACCCAAGCTCAGTTCACCCCAAAAGCTAGGTATGGTGCCAGGTGCTATATTCCCacaggg from Cricetulus griseus strain 17A/GY chromosome 1 unlocalized genomic scaffold, alternate assembly CriGri-PICRH-1.0 chr1_0, whole genome shotgun sequence includes the following:
- the Reg4 gene encoding regenerating islet-derived protein 4, whose protein sequence is MAPKCVRLLLLLSCVAGPEVLSDLVRPSCASGWFYYKSHCYGYFRKMENWSHAELECQSYGNGSHLASVLNEKEASVISNYIFGYQRNLPVWIGLHDPQKNQLWRWIDGSTQLYRPWNRRTKSEGRHCAALNPKDRFLTWNKNRCNEHQHFLCKYKP